The Oncorhynchus clarkii lewisi isolate Uvic-CL-2024 chromosome 29, UVic_Ocla_1.0, whole genome shotgun sequence genome contains a region encoding:
- the LOC139388157 gene encoding neurofilament light polypeptide-like, protein MSTLGFDPYYSSSSYRRWHVEGAPRGVVTKGRSRSAFSSHASPLSSSVSSRLQYSSPGRALHSSMASSSSVELELSQATQVSSEFRTVRTQERAQLQDLNDRFAGFIERVRELEQQNRALEAELVMLRQRHGEPSRLAALYEQEARALRAAVDEARGEQQAALGQRERLEQALSALQARYEEEVVAREDTEGRLLDARCGADQTALARAELEKRVETLLDEVAFLKKLHEREVVELQAQAQLGAQVAVEMEAATPDLSGALRDIRAQYERLAAKNMQSAEEWFHGKVGSLTESVAQHSNAVRSSRDEAGEYRRQLKAHLLEIDTCRGLNKSLENQLHIMEDKQSAEISNMQDTIGQLENDLRATKQEMARYLKDYQDLLNVKMALDIEIAAYRKLLEGEESHFSVGGSGGMSNVYGHSLSVMPSFSRSMFSMQSSLSSGAPYLMTSRFLGSSFVSGEDIISTSLAQRDSASPPQEEEEGEKEEEEAMAEEEAEEKKEEGQEEEEEGGEEKEEKGEEKEEDGDEGGEEEKEDGEDAKDGDQGGDENAEEDREKDKDEGGEQDGKEGVEEERVEKEGGDDKEGGDKDEQVKDEGKSEEKKDDDSETKEGKGEPEISKSEEKREKSAEEKD, encoded by the exons ATGAGTACCCTCGGCTTTGACCCTTACTACTCATCCTCCTCCTATCGCCGCTGGCACGTGGAGGGAGCCCCCCGCGGAGTGGTGACCAAGGGGAGGTCACGATCGGCCTTCTCCTCCCacgcctcccccctctcctcctccgtgAGCTCCCGTCTGCAGTACTCCTCTCCTGGCCGGGCTCTGCATTCATCCAtggcctcttcctcctctgtggaACTGGAGCTGAGCCAGGCGACCCAGGTGAGCTCTGAATTCCGCACAGTGAGGACCCAGGAGAGGGCCCAGCTGCAGGACCTCAATGACCGCTTCGCTGGCTTCATCGAGCGTGTGCGGGAGCTGGAGCAGCAGAACCGTGCACTGGAGGCTGAGCTGGTGATGCTGAGGCAAAGGCACGGTGAACCCTCCCGCCTGGCGGCCCTGTATGAGCAGGAGGCGCGGGCCCTGAGGGCCGCCGTGGATGAGGCGCGTGGGGAGCAGCAGGCAGCCTTGGGCCAGAGGGAGCGTCTAGAGCAGGCCCTGAGCGCCCTGCAGGCCCGCTacgaggaggaggtggtggcccGCGAGGACACGGAGGGCAGGCTGCTGGATGCACGGTGTGGGGCCGACCAGACTGCCCTGGCCAGGGCTGAGCTGGAGAAGAGGGTGGAGACCCTGCTGGACGAGGTGGCCTTCCTCAAGAAGCTCCACGAGAGGGAGGTGGTGGAGCTCCAGGCCCAGGCCCAGCTGGGGGCCCAGGTGGCTGTGGAGATGGAGGCAGCCACACCAGACCTGTCCGGTGCTCTGAGGGACATCCGGGCCCAGTACGAGAGGCTGGCGGCCAAGAACATGCAGTCTGCTGAGGAGTGGTTCCATGGGAAGGTGGGCTCCCTGACGGAGAGTGTTGCCCAGCACAGCAATGCGGTGAGGAGCTCCAGGGATGAGGCAGGGGAGTACCGCCGGCAGCTCAAGGCCCACCTGCTGGAGATCGATACCTGCCGGGGTCTCAACAAGTCTCTGGAAAACCAGCTACACATCATGGAGGACAAGCAGAGCGCTGAGATAAGCAACATGCAG GACACTATTGGCCAGCTGGAGAATGATCTGAGAGCCACCAAGCAGGAGATGGCTCGCTACCTGAAGGACTACCAGGACCTGCTGAATGTTAAGATGGCCTTGGACATTGAGATCGCTGCCTACAG GAAGCTGCTGGAGGGGGAGGAGTCTCACTTCAGTGTGGGCGGATCAGGGGGTATGTCCAATGTCTATGGCCACAGCTTGTCAGTCATGCCCTCCTTCAGCCGCTCCATGTTCTCAATGCAGTCTAGCCTGAGCTCTGGCGCCCCCTACCTGATGACCTCACGCTTCCTTGGCTCCTCATTCGTCTCTGGAGAAGACATCATCTCTACCAGCCTGGCCCAGCGGGACTCtgccagcccaccacaggaggaggaagagggggagaaggaggaagaggaggcgatGGCGGAGGAAGAAGcagaagagaagaaagaggagggacaggaggaggaagaagagggtggagaggagaaggaggaaaagggagaagagaaagaggaagatggGGATGAGGGAggcgaggaggagaaggaagatggAGAGGATGCTAAGGATGGAGATCAAG GTGGAGATGAGAATGcagaagaggatagagagaaagataagGACGAAGGTGGGGAGCAGGATGGAAAGGAAGGTGTGGAAGAGGAGcgggtagagaaagagggaggagatgaTAAAGAAGGGGGAGATAAAGATGAACAGGTGAAAGATGAAGGTAAAAGTGAGGAGAAAAAAGATGACGACTCAGAAACCAAAGAAGGGAAGGGCGAACCAGAGATATCCAagagtgaggagaagagagaaaaatcTGCCGAAGAGAAAGACTAA